One Fusarium poae strain DAOMC 252244 chromosome 4, whole genome shotgun sequence DNA window includes the following coding sequences:
- a CDS encoding hypothetical protein (BUSCO:34895at5125), whose translation MSPTIKNRLWNPAFGIRFSPKAEQQPPYPFLDINRFVHTPASSSEAARTEEVEIPEFSEDEEFERDAAEWFDQQERLELPVIESISEGTQVTTDTDGNLVDASKGNAATTKTDTVAPPLTSLDYTIDIDQWEAARKCKQGSHESFWSYRMYRRIQEEGEEQRVKVHYCTSKQTMESVCQRYFADEKVIGFDLEWLIRHRTSDPRINVSLIQIASPSRIALFHVALYPKDDFVAPTFKKIMEDENVTKVGVAIKGDCTRLKNNLGVDSKGVLELSHLFRLVKYSKSGELKRINKVMVNLAAQTQEVLGLPLFKGDDVRSNSASDAYVGLQLYHVLEQERLKLQPTPPRPEFVEKGLPIKFLAADVNESDVTSESGDSEVISEVEAELSGLEAELTQRPTTSTTKKTKSRAKKTIPEETKPADTRDFRILIAEDHAIQYRNEAHVMRVPMSSLRTYFLWHDNKGLTPESIAVLLRTPPLKTNTVVTYILDAIIGEKLPYDKTRLREEVLAHLSPQAQLSNRFRALVEAAQESEEEL comes from the exons ATGTCCCCAACTATTAAGAACAGGCTCTGGAATCCAGCGTTCGGTATCAGGTTTTCCCCCAAAGCTGAGCAACAGCCGCCTTACCCCTTCTTGGATATAAACCGTTTCGTTCATACGCCCGCCTCTAGCTCCGAGGCCGCGCGGACTGAAGAGGTCGAGATCCCTGAGTTcagtgaagatgaggagtTCGAGCGCGATGCGGCGGAATGGTTTGATCAGCAGGAGCGGTTGGAGTTACCAGTGATCGAATCAATCTCTGAAGGAACGCAGGTTACGACAGACACAGATGGAAATCTAGTTGATGCTTCAAAGGGGAATGCTGCTACGACAAAGACTGATACTGTTGCTCCTCCTTTAACTAGCTTGGACTATACcatcgatatcgatcaatGGGAAGCGGCTCGGAAGTGCAAACAGGGCTCCCACGAGTCCTTCTGGTCTTACAGGATGTATCGCCGTATCCAAGAAGAGGGCGAAGAACAGAGAGTCAAGGTCCATTATTGCACCTCCAAGCAGACCATGGAGTCTGTTTGTCAGCGATATTTTGCTGACGAGAAGGTCATCGGCTTCGATCTAGAATGGTTGATTAGGCACAGAACGAGTGACCCTCGGATAAACGTTTCCCTTATCCAGATTGCCAGTCCGAGCCGCATTGCATTGTTCCATGTTGCTCTCTACCCCAAAGACGACTTTGTCGCTCCCACCTTCAAGAAGATCATGGAAGACGAGAACGTGACCAAAGTGGGCGTGGCGATCAAGGGTGATTGTACAAGATTAAAGAACAATCTTGGTGTAGACAGTAAGGGGGTTCTCGAGCTGTCTCATCTTTTCAGGCTTGTTAAATACTCCAAGTCTGGAGAGCTAAAGAGGATCAACAAGGTCATGGTGAATCTTGCTGCGCAGACACAAGAAGTTCTAGGCCTTCCGCTCTTCAAGGGAGACGACGTGCGATCAA ACTCGGCTTCAGACGCATATGTCGGTCTGCAATTGTACCACGTCCTAGAGCAGGAACGTTTGAAACTGCAGCCAACTCCCCCTCGGCCTGAATTTGTTGAGAAGGGCTTACCTATCAAGTTCTTGGCGGCTGATGTGAATGAAAGTGACGTTACTTCGGAGTCTGGCGATTCCGAGGTAATTTCTGAAGTTGAAGCTGAACTGAGCGGACTGGAAGCCGAGCTTACACAACGCCCCACGACATCAACGACCAAAAAAACGAAATCAAGAGCGAAGAAGACAATACCAGAAGAGACCAAGCCAGCGGACACGAGGGATTTTCGTATACTTATCGCCGAAGACCACGCAATACAATACCGCAACGAGGCGCATGTTATGAGAGTCCCAATGAGCTCTCTGCGTACTTACTTTCTCTGGCACGACAACAAAGGCCTTACACCAGAGTCTATTGCAGTTCTTCTGCGAACTCCTCCTCTGAAGACCAATACTGTCGTGACCTATATTCTAGACGCTATTATCGGCGAAAAGCTGCCGTACGATAAGACGAGGCTTAGGGAAGAGGTGCTGGCACACCTGTCTCCCCAGGCACAGTTGTCAAATAGGTTCCGAGCATTGGTGGAAGCCGCTCAAGAGTCAGAAGaggaattatag
- the YTM1 gene encoding ribosome biogenesis protein ytm1 (BUSCO:19939at5125) encodes MGDATQVKVVFTTTEQDLVLPESKQQLLVPADIKRYGLSRILNSESMLDTSSPVPLDFLANGTFLRTSIEEYLATNGLSSESTLTLQYVRSLLPPVYEASFEHDDWVSGVDVLSATSRAGLLAGGANIPERVASSSYDGLVRIWNPSGDAIAVSPAGRAGGHTQRANAVKWISQKQLASTGLDRKVIVWDYSESEDGFSGSLKPSMELWGHEKDINSLDVNGATSRILTASSDGKVGLWTSSKRTAPQADPESLPSAHSTKRAKLASAANTAQRGPLALIPVHDEPVTAAIFHPNDATVAYSASKDHTVRTIDLTTQREVSRLTTMHPLLCATALPGSSLIAAGSSARHITLLDPRESATTTSAMTLRGHVNMVVSLFASPENDHSLVSGSHDSTCRVWDLRSTRMGTSDEGGGSVSEPVYTIGREWLKGKKLPPAGDGAKVLSVSWDKTWGIVSGGEDKKVQINRGRDLFGSAS; translated from the exons ATGGGAGACGCTACACAGGTGAAGGTCGTCTTCACCACTACCGAGCAAGACTTGGTGCTCCCCGAGTCTAAGCAACAGCTGCTCGTTCCTGCAG ATATCAAGCGATATGGCCTCTCTCGCATTCTTAACTCCGAGTCTATGCTCGACACCTCCTCTCCCGTTCCCCTCGACTTCCTCGCCAACGGCACATTCCTACGCACCTCTATCGAAGAGTACCTCGCGACCAACGGTCTTTCTTCTGAATCTACTCTGACTCTGCAATACGTTCGAAGTCTCCTACCCCCGGTCTACGAGGCGAGCTTCGAGCACGATGACTGGGTTAGCGGCGTTGATGTTCTTTCAGCGACCTCGCGGGCAGGTCTTTTGGCTGGCGGCGCAAACATTCCCGAGCGAGTGGCTAGTTCTTCTTACGATGGTCTGGTGAGAATTTGGAACCCTTCTGGAGATGCGATCGCAGTGTCCCCAGCTGGTCGAGCTGGCGGCCACACTCAGCGAGCCAATGCCGTCAAGTGGATTTCGCAAAAGCAGCTCGCCTCGACTGGTTTGGATCGCAAGGTTATTGTCTGGGACTACAGCGAATCCGAGGATGGTTTCTCTGGTAGTCTCAAGCCTAGTATGGAGCTCTGGGGCCATGAGAAGGATATCAACAGCCTCGACGTAAACGGTGCCACCAGTCGTATTCTCACAGCCTCCTCTGATGGTAAGGTCGGTCTCTGGACATCGTCAAAACGCACAGCTCCCCAGGCCGATCCTGAGAGCCTTCCCTCTGCGCATAGCACCAAGCGAGCTAAGCTGGCGAGTGCCGCCAACACTGCTCAGCGTGGTCCTCTTGCGCTGATTCCTGTCCACGACGAGCCTGTTACCGCTGCCATTTTCCACCCCAATGATGCGACAGTCGCCTACTCGGCATCTAAAGATCACACTGTCCGTACCATTGATTTGACAACACAGCGCGAGGTTAGCAGACTTACCACAATGCACCCACTCCTCTGCGCAACGGCGCTTCCGGGATCTTCGCTCATCGCCGCTGGCTCGTCGGCCCGACACATTACTCTTCTTGATCCTCGCGAGTCAGCCACCACCACTTCAGCCATGACTTTGCGCGGTCACGTCAACATGGTTGTCTCCTTGTTCGCTTCTCCCGAGAACGACCACTCGCTTGTTTCAGGTTCACACGACAGCACATGCCGTGTATGGGATTTGCGAAGCACGAGAATGGGTACCTCGGATGAAGGCGGCGGCAGCGTCAGTGAGCCTGTATACACCATTGGCCGAGAGTGgctcaagggcaagaagctACCTCCCGCTGGTGATGGAGCCAAGGTCTTGAGCGTATCCTGGGACAAGACTTGGGGTATTGTGAGCGGTGGTGAGGATAAGAAGGTCCAGATCAACCGGGGACGGGACCTGTTTGGCTCCGCATCATAA